One genomic window of Inquilinus sp. KBS0705 includes the following:
- a CDS encoding histidine--tRNA ligase, whose product MASIKPSVPKGTRDFSPAEMAKRNFIFDTIKSVFRKYGYQQIETPSMENLSTLTGKYGDEGDKLIFKILDSGDYVSNIKKQFDVFEPVLTRLINNAYKAAILPGNEADHDYWISVGEEFQLVKNEWVENKITLSDLLSKLKIDLKDLRLTPAEVGLESKTLTTYISEKALRYDLTVPFARYVVQHQNEITFPFKRFQVQPVWRADRPQKGRYREFYQCDADVVGSSSLLNEAEFIMIYDEALSKLGLKDFSIKINNRKILSGIAEVIDKNDSIIDLTVAIDKLDKIGLDGVIKELLERGFTDADINQLKPIILLEGSNDEKLLSLRNALQNSVIGLQGCDEIQTVFNYMATCNPLVARLELDITLARGLNYYTGAIFEVKTNEVTMGSIGGGGRYDDLTGMFGLKGLTGAGISFGADRIYDVLEELNLFPASAEQSTQVLICCFDEQGEAYGLPLLQQLRANHINAELYPAGAKIKKQMEYANNKQIPYTIIIGSDEIQSGQLSFKNMATGEQEKLTAGQMLAKLVK is encoded by the coding sequence ATGGCATCCATCAAACCATCAGTACCCAAAGGCACGCGCGATTTCTCTCCCGCCGAAATGGCTAAGCGTAATTTCATTTTTGATACGATAAAAAGCGTATTCAGGAAATACGGTTATCAGCAGATAGAAACTCCATCGATGGAAAACCTGAGTACCCTTACCGGCAAATACGGTGATGAGGGGGATAAGCTTATATTTAAGATATTAGATAGCGGAGATTATGTTTCTAATATTAAAAAACAATTTGATGTATTTGAGCCAGTTCTGACGCGACTAATAAATAACGCTTACAAGGCGGCGATTCTTCCTGGAAACGAAGCCGACCATGATTATTGGATAAGTGTGGGTGAAGAATTCCAGTTGGTTAAAAACGAGTGGGTAGAAAATAAGATAACACTCTCCGATCTATTATCAAAACTTAAGATTGATTTAAAAGACCTCCGCCTAACGCCAGCTGAAGTAGGTTTAGAGTCAAAGACTTTGACCACATATATTTCTGAAAAAGCCCTAAGGTACGATTTAACCGTACCCTTCGCTCGTTATGTTGTACAACACCAAAACGAGATAACTTTTCCTTTTAAACGTTTCCAGGTGCAGCCCGTATGGCGGGCCGACAGGCCACAGAAGGGACGTTACCGAGAGTTTTACCAATGTGATGCCGATGTTGTTGGCTCTTCGTCGTTATTGAACGAGGCAGAATTTATTATGATATATGACGAGGCACTAAGCAAACTCGGATTGAAGGACTTCAGTATAAAAATTAACAATAGAAAAATACTATCGGGCATTGCCGAAGTTATAGATAAAAACGATAGTATAATTGACCTTACTGTAGCCATTGATAAACTGGATAAAATTGGCCTGGACGGTGTGATAAAAGAATTGCTTGAACGCGGCTTTACCGATGCTGATATTAACCAACTAAAACCTATAATCTTATTAGAAGGCAGTAACGACGAGAAATTGTTGAGTCTGCGTAATGCCCTTCAAAATTCTGTGATTGGGCTGCAGGGTTGTGATGAAATACAAACCGTATTTAATTATATGGCCACCTGCAATCCCTTAGTTGCCAGGTTAGAATTAGATATAACCCTTGCACGCGGGCTAAACTATTATACCGGCGCTATATTTGAAGTTAAAACCAACGAGGTTACCATGGGTAGCATCGGTGGCGGCGGCCGTTATGACGACCTTACCGGAATGTTTGGTTTAAAAGGCCTAACCGGTGCAGGCATATCCTTTGGAGCCGACCGTATCTACGACGTACTGGAAGAACTTAACCTTTTCCCTGCATCGGCCGAGCAAAGCACACAGGTTTTGATTTGCTGTTTTGATGAGCAAGGCGAAGCCTACGGTTTACCGTTATTACAGCAACTACGAGCAAACCACATAAACGCTGAATTATATCCGGCAGGCGCCAAAATCAAAAAGCAAATGGAGTACGCCAACAATAAGCAGATACCATACACTATAATTATAGGCAGCGACGAAATACAAAGCGGACAGTTATCGTTTAAAAACATGGCAACCGGCGAACAGGAAAAATTAACAGCGGGCCAAATGTTGGCTAAGTTAGTTAAATAA